The Listeria monocytogenes genome window below encodes:
- a CDS encoding Cof-type HAD-IIB family hydrolase, which produces MANLAIDTVITDMDGTLLVKKGDRIHPLNKEVLMDWQASGKKLFLATGRLDLAILPFIHELKIKTPVISCNGGLVRDFTTGEILYKSNIELDLVHTILETLEPLGVNYHIYTTERILGPTNTGKIAFFNELNKTLPENEQVPITLTADPFSVLREGEFPLKVLVIESDLEKRAEIKAALDGLPLSVLASASNLIDIMNEGIDKAKGLTYLSDNGYINLDSTIAFGDNENDVGMIELAEIGVAMENGISLALEKADKIAKHHDIGGLGLFMQEEIL; this is translated from the coding sequence TTGGCGAATCTAGCAATTGACACAGTTATTACAGATATGGACGGTACATTACTTGTAAAAAAAGGAGATCGAATCCATCCTTTAAACAAAGAAGTATTAATGGATTGGCAAGCTAGTGGTAAAAAATTATTCCTAGCGACAGGGCGTTTGGATTTAGCTATATTACCATTTATTCACGAATTGAAAATTAAAACACCAGTCATTTCCTGTAATGGCGGATTGGTCCGTGACTTTACGACAGGAGAAATTTTATATAAAAGTAATATCGAGCTGGATCTAGTACATACTATCTTAGAGACGCTTGAGCCACTTGGAGTGAATTACCATATTTATACAACAGAGCGAATTCTTGGCCCAACCAATACCGGTAAAATTGCTTTTTTCAATGAATTGAATAAAACTTTACCAGAAAATGAACAGGTGCCAATTACGTTAACAGCAGATCCTTTCAGTGTGCTTCGCGAAGGTGAATTTCCACTAAAAGTACTTGTCATCGAATCAGACTTGGAAAAACGAGCGGAAATTAAAGCGGCTCTTGATGGTTTGCCACTTTCTGTTCTTGCATCCGCTTCGAATTTAATTGATATTATGAATGAGGGTATTGATAAAGCAAAAGGCCTAACTTACTTGTCGGATAACGGCTATATTAATCTTGATTCAACTATTGCTTTTGGTGATAATGAAAATGATGTTGGTATGATCGAATTAGCTGAAATTGGCGTAGCGATGGAGAATGGCATTTCGCTAGCTTTAGAAAAAGCGGATAAAATTGCAAAGCACCACGATATCGGCGGGCTAGGATTATTTATGCAAGAAGAAATTTTATAA
- a CDS encoding alpha/beta hydrolase, giving the protein MKKYFITIMILLFGALTLSACQSDEAKSSEPPKVDLKDQIPIILIHGSGGDTHSLDEMADQLMNEYKSSNEAMAMSINSDGDITFQGELTKDAKRPIIKFAFDQNQATPDDWSKWLKIAMADLKSRYGFTQMDGVGHSNGGLALTYFAEDCPSDKEVPTLRKLVAIGSPFNDLDPNDSGKDLTFKKLPYSTPQLDYFIEKQTDINANLEMLAIAGELSEDNPTDGIVPTNSSLATRLFVPGNAKAYIEDVQVGKSAVHQTLHETSKSIEKTHWFLEEFKTKETVIKLDYK; this is encoded by the coding sequence GTGAAGAAATATTTTATTACTATCATGATTTTACTTTTTGGCGCGCTTACTCTTTCTGCATGCCAAAGTGACGAGGCTAAGAGCAGTGAGCCTCCTAAAGTAGATTTAAAAGACCAAATACCAATTATTCTAATTCACGGCAGCGGTGGCGATACGCATTCTCTTGATGAAATGGCTGATCAGCTGATGAATGAATATAAAAGTTCTAACGAAGCGATGGCGATGTCCATTAATTCAGACGGCGATATTACTTTCCAAGGTGAGTTAACTAAAGACGCCAAACGCCCGATTATAAAATTTGCGTTCGATCAAAACCAAGCAACTCCAGACGATTGGTCTAAGTGGTTAAAAATTGCAATGGCTGACTTGAAATCACGCTATGGTTTTACACAAATGGATGGTGTCGGTCACTCAAACGGCGGATTGGCTCTGACTTATTTTGCCGAAGATTGCCCTTCTGACAAGGAGGTTCCAACATTGCGTAAATTAGTAGCAATCGGCTCTCCCTTTAATGATTTAGATCCAAATGATAGCGGAAAAGATCTCACCTTTAAAAAATTACCCTATAGTACTCCACAATTAGATTATTTTATAGAAAAACAAACCGATATAAATGCTAATTTAGAAATGCTTGCTATTGCAGGCGAATTAAGTGAAGATAATCCGACTGATGGAATTGTACCTACAAATAGTTCTTTAGCAACAAGACTTTTTGTTCCTGGAAACGCAAAAGCCTATATAGAAGATGTTCAGGTTGGTAAAAGCGCTGTTCACCAAACGTTACACGAAACATCTAAAAGCATCGAAAAGACGCATTGGTTTTTAGAAGAATTTAAAACGAAGGAAACCGTTATCAAATTAGATTATAAATAG
- a CDS encoding putative quinol monooxygenase, whose protein sequence is MIHIEAKIQVKPDLVESFLNEVELVIQGSLSETGNHGYELVRSVKNTSIFYILEKWADEAAIQFHNSTDHYKRFKREVPAFLEFPTEVVLLTKIEQ, encoded by the coding sequence TTGATCCACATAGAAGCGAAAATTCAAGTAAAGCCAGATTTAGTAGAATCATTTTTAAACGAAGTAGAGCTAGTGATCCAAGGCTCCCTTTCAGAAACTGGAAATCACGGTTATGAATTAGTTCGCTCCGTGAAAAACACATCTATCTTCTATATCTTAGAAAAATGGGCGGATGAAGCTGCTATTCAATTCCATAATTCGACAGATCATTATAAACGATTTAAACGAGAAGTTCCTGCATTTTTAGAATTCCCGACCGAAGTAGTTCTGCTCACTAAAATAGAACAATGA
- a CDS encoding LapB repeat-containing protein, whose protein sequence is MKRKVSLIIVTGMILFQTFSAYPLATMASENEDQSKETKKVVASQKVGLQAGSTYESIFPDANLAKAIATAATGSEDVTQAVTQADLDKITTLKATSKGITDLTGINLLTNVTNLDFEGNQITEVSLKGTNVLANLVSLNLKGNALTKVDVQDLPKLTYFACNTGDSAVLAELTLKNLPALKQAGLFEQGGLDIINFPKTRSLTKVTIENLPDMNGGVSLNECGIVTASIKNLAQATYVNVYDNKLTSLVGLENLPELGTIYASKNEITEVDNWKDFPKLQIISINYNRIGVLPANMKTKYPELTVMDVGNQEVTLSEKAVANKLVLDNEIKNFSAVATAKSISNQGNYKDNQITWTAENLKDITKVEYQFNEPVNESTIQGTFSGKVTVPLKKVNLPVITAREEIYYEKNANVSETLFLSNVSARATEGATLTSDYNSVVDFTKGGTYEVTINAKNSAGFEAEPVKVKVHINKALAPVITANPEISYIVFAEVTEADFLASIQAATNNGSVITSDFGTAVKWDEVGDYIVTLKSINEDDVEAKPVQVTVRITKTPTPIVANAIFDIDGVQTTEAIVVEDFITEPVAPTKDGYTFDGWFDAKTGGNKWNFATSKMPAGGITLYAQFSKVITDDPKTEDNTPVVTENNNGLSDPQANTNNKSKDVNKKSQTGKNQATGKHPATGDSQNMLYLLAGLLFVGVSLRIFKKTYSK, encoded by the coding sequence GTGAAAAGAAAAGTAAGTTTAATTATTGTAACAGGAATGATTCTTTTCCAAACATTTAGCGCATATCCTTTAGCAACTATGGCTTCAGAAAATGAAGATCAGTCTAAAGAAACGAAAAAAGTAGTAGCATCCCAAAAGGTAGGTCTTCAAGCAGGAAGCACCTATGAAAGTATTTTTCCTGATGCGAATCTAGCCAAAGCTATAGCGACGGCCGCAACGGGTTCGGAAGATGTGACTCAAGCGGTAACACAAGCAGATTTAGATAAAATTACTACATTGAAAGCTACGTCAAAAGGAATAACAGATTTGACTGGTATTAATTTATTAACTAATGTCACTAACCTTGATTTTGAAGGTAACCAAATTACTGAAGTTAGCTTGAAAGGTACTAATGTTTTAGCGAACTTAGTGAGTTTGAATTTGAAAGGCAATGCTCTAACGAAAGTGGACGTTCAAGATTTACCTAAATTAACGTATTTTGCATGTAATACTGGGGATAGTGCGGTGTTAGCAGAATTAACTTTGAAAAACTTACCTGCCTTGAAGCAAGCTGGGCTTTTTGAGCAAGGTGGATTAGATATTATTAATTTCCCGAAAACACGCTCTTTAACGAAAGTAACAATTGAGAACCTGCCAGATATGAATGGTGGAGTTAGTTTAAATGAATGTGGTATTGTAACAGCGAGTATTAAAAATCTTGCGCAAGCCACATATGTGAATGTGTATGATAATAAACTTACTAGTCTAGTTGGGTTAGAAAACTTACCAGAGCTTGGTACTATCTATGCTAGTAAAAATGAAATAACAGAAGTAGATAATTGGAAAGATTTTCCTAAACTTCAAATTATTTCTATAAACTATAATCGTATCGGTGTACTACCAGCTAACATGAAAACAAAATATCCTGAACTAACGGTTATGGATGTAGGTAACCAAGAAGTTACCTTATCTGAAAAAGCTGTAGCGAATAAATTAGTTCTTGATAATGAAATCAAAAACTTTAGTGCAGTAGCAACGGCAAAGTCTATTTCGAACCAAGGGAATTATAAAGACAACCAAATTACTTGGACTGCTGAAAACTTAAAAGATATAACTAAAGTAGAGTACCAATTTAATGAGCCTGTTAATGAGTCTACTATTCAAGGAACATTTTCTGGTAAAGTTACAGTTCCATTGAAAAAGGTTAATTTACCGGTGATAACAGCAAGAGAAGAAATATATTATGAAAAAAATGCAAATGTATCAGAAACGCTATTTTTATCCAATGTTTCGGCTAGGGCGACAGAAGGAGCCACTTTAACTAGTGATTACAATTCGGTTGTTGATTTTACCAAAGGTGGAACATATGAAGTTACTATAAATGCGAAAAATAGCGCAGGATTTGAAGCGGAGCCAGTGAAAGTAAAAGTTCACATTAATAAGGCGCTTGCTCCAGTTATTACAGCTAACCCAGAAATAAGCTATATCGTATTTGCTGAAGTGACAGAAGCTGATTTTCTAGCAAGCATTCAAGCTGCAACAAATAATGGTTCTGTTATTACAAGTGATTTTGGAACAGCTGTAAAATGGGATGAAGTTGGCGATTATATAGTAACGCTGAAATCTATCAATGAAGATGATGTAGAAGCAAAACCAGTTCAAGTAACGGTTCGCATTACCAAAACTCCTACACCTATCGTAGCAAATGCTATTTTTGATATAGACGGTGTTCAAACAACGGAAGCTATTGTGGTAGAAGATTTCATCACTGAACCAGTAGCACCCACAAAAGATGGTTATACTTTCGACGGTTGGTTTGATGCGAAAACAGGTGGAAATAAATGGAATTTCGCAACAAGTAAAATGCCGGCGGGAGGGATAACTTTATATGCGCAATTTAGCAAAGTTATAACTGATGACCCGAAAACAGAGGACAATACTCCTGTTGTAACCGAAAATAATAACGGTTTATCGGATCCGCAAGCAAATACAAATAATAAATCTAAAGATGTAAACAAGAAGAGTCAAACAGGCAAAAACCAGGCGACGGGCAAACACCCAGCGACAGGTGATAGCCAAAATATGCTTTACTTGTTAGCAGGGCTATTATTTGTAGGCGTATCTTTACGCATTTTCAAAAAAACTTATAGCAAATAA
- a CDS encoding ABC transporter ATP-binding protein: MTLIMKNVSKNYQDGEQVIEVLKNVSLEVAQGEFVAIVGPSGAGKSTFLSIAGALLSPTEGEIAIGGKVLNNLTSKDLTKVRLDKVGFIFQGANLIPYLNVRDQLLVIAELSGEKGRAAKDKADTLLKELGLTARQNNYPESLSGGEKQRVAIARALMNDPDIILADEPTASLDANRGHKVVQMIADEVKRKNKAAIMVTHDERVLDLVDRVIRIEDGFLKA, translated from the coding sequence ATGACTTTAATAATGAAAAATGTTTCTAAAAATTATCAAGATGGCGAGCAAGTCATTGAAGTGTTGAAGAACGTATCTTTAGAAGTGGCTCAAGGAGAATTCGTTGCAATCGTCGGACCTTCAGGGGCTGGGAAAAGTACATTTTTATCCATCGCGGGAGCTTTGTTATCTCCAACAGAAGGCGAGATTGCTATTGGAGGAAAAGTACTAAATAATCTTACGAGCAAAGATTTAACAAAAGTACGTCTCGACAAAGTAGGCTTTATTTTCCAAGGGGCGAATTTAATTCCTTACTTAAATGTCCGTGACCAACTGCTTGTCATTGCTGAGCTATCTGGTGAAAAAGGTCGAGCTGCGAAAGATAAAGCAGACACATTACTTAAAGAACTAGGTTTGACTGCACGGCAAAATAATTATCCGGAAAGTTTATCAGGAGGCGAAAAACAACGCGTTGCCATTGCGAGAGCTCTGATGAATGATCCTGATATTATCTTAGCCGATGAACCAACAGCCAGCTTAGATGCAAACCGTGGTCACAAAGTAGTCCAAATGATTGCAGACGAAGTAAAACGGAAAAATAAAGCTGCCATCATGGTCACACATGATGAACGGGTTTTAGACTTAGTTGATCGTGTGATTCGAATTGAGGATGGATTTTTGAAAGCTTAA
- a CDS encoding ABC transporter permease, protein MFLALRELKHAKLRYILIGLIMVLIAWLVLFVTGLANGLANDNGAAISSNKATYYVLQKDSDNRLTRSNLTASETESVAKQVKKSESTNLGVQMGTITPPNKDKKTDITYFGIDKTGFMKPAISEGTEPQKTKEVVADVSLKESGYKLGSKLKDSATGEEFTITAFTKNNTFSHSPVIFVGWDAWKLVHQTNQAAEGEYNAVALDVSENTAKNLSLGSMELSSSKEVLQGIPGYSEEQGSLLMMIAFLFVIAAFVLAAFFYVITIQKINQFGILKAVGARTAYLGRSIVTQVVFLSVISLLIGNGLTFGLAAILPASMPFTLSPVLAIGCSALFLVVAVIGSMLSLYRVAKVDALEAIGRAN, encoded by the coding sequence ATGTTTTTGGCATTAAGAGAATTAAAACACGCAAAATTACGCTATATTTTAATCGGATTAATCATGGTATTAATTGCATGGCTCGTTTTGTTTGTAACGGGACTTGCGAATGGGCTTGCTAATGATAATGGGGCAGCCATTTCATCCAATAAAGCGACGTATTATGTATTACAAAAAGACTCAGATAATCGCTTAACGAGGTCCAATTTAACCGCGTCCGAAACAGAAAGCGTAGCGAAGCAAGTGAAAAAATCAGAAAGCACCAACCTAGGCGTGCAAATGGGCACGATCACACCACCCAACAAAGATAAAAAAACAGACATTACTTATTTCGGTATAGATAAAACAGGATTTATGAAACCGGCCATCTCGGAAGGAACAGAACCACAGAAAACTAAAGAAGTAGTAGCCGATGTTTCTTTAAAAGAGTCTGGTTATAAATTAGGCAGCAAACTTAAAGATAGCGCAACTGGGGAAGAATTCACGATTACTGCTTTTACAAAAAATAATACATTTAGTCATTCACCGGTTATTTTCGTCGGTTGGGATGCTTGGAAATTAGTTCATCAAACGAACCAAGCAGCAGAAGGAGAATATAACGCCGTAGCACTAGATGTTTCCGAAAATACAGCTAAAAACCTCTCCCTCGGCTCCATGGAACTTTCATCTAGTAAAGAAGTACTTCAAGGTATCCCTGGCTACTCAGAAGAACAAGGATCGCTACTGATGATGATTGCCTTTTTATTCGTTATCGCCGCATTTGTTCTAGCTGCTTTCTTTTACGTCATTACGATTCAAAAAATTAATCAATTTGGAATTTTAAAAGCAGTTGGTGCACGAACAGCCTATTTAGGACGGAGTATCGTCACGCAAGTTGTGTTCCTATCAGTCATCAGCTTGTTAATTGGTAACGGCTTAACATTTGGTCTTGCGGCAATTTTACCAGCGAGTATGCCATTTACACTTAGCCCGGTACTTGCAATCGGCTGTTCCGCCTTATTCCTTGTTGTAGCAGTCATCGGATCGATGTTATCACTCTACCGTGTAGCGAAAGTAGACGCGTTAGAAGCAATTGGGAGGGCAAACTAA
- a CDS encoding sensor histidine kinase produces MKSLYSRIVVTMLVVILSSSLLGFFFANIYYQIKLKPFNDEKTAKIAQEVQQFYESNETISLNEYLENVGELGYELYLTDGAKKSTYFGGAFRKKDLPAKTIKQVLDGETYHGIDSFDTGIFITGFFDNDVRNTIGVPVQVDGKQLALFIRQDPEQQFGELRIFFAMILIFTSIISILFVLISGRYIVNPVVKLTNATKKIRKGNYDVALEVRRKDEIGQLADSFAKMASELEKSEAARQEFVANVSHELQSPLTSMQGFAGLLGSGTLTEKEQAEYLTVLSEETTRLSSLTKQLLILASLDQESELRKKEPVHLAEQWHQLIQMTEWSWREKELTINLDLAEVNYTGDAELLYQVWSNLLTNAIKFTPQGGNIQIHLYEEGTNVFVEVRDSGVGISKSDMAKIFERFYKVNESRTREEGSSGLGLSICKKIITLHHGEITVQSSPEKGTTFTVKLPKN; encoded by the coding sequence ATGAAATCGTTATATAGTCGAATAGTTGTTACAATGCTTGTTGTCATCCTTTCCAGTAGTTTGCTCGGCTTTTTCTTTGCAAACATTTATTACCAAATAAAATTAAAACCTTTTAACGACGAAAAAACGGCCAAAATAGCGCAGGAAGTCCAACAATTTTACGAGTCGAATGAAACGATTTCTTTAAATGAGTACTTGGAAAATGTGGGCGAACTGGGATACGAATTATATCTGACGGATGGCGCGAAAAAATCCACTTATTTTGGTGGCGCTTTTCGAAAAAAAGATTTACCAGCTAAGACAATCAAGCAAGTACTAGACGGAGAGACATATCATGGAATTGATTCGTTTGATACAGGCATTTTCATCACAGGCTTTTTTGATAATGATGTGCGAAATACTATTGGTGTCCCGGTGCAAGTAGATGGTAAACAACTGGCGCTATTCATACGTCAAGACCCGGAACAACAATTTGGGGAACTCCGAATATTTTTCGCAATGATACTTATTTTCACATCTATCATTAGTATTCTGTTTGTCCTGATTAGTGGCAGATACATTGTTAATCCGGTCGTGAAGCTCACGAATGCGACGAAAAAAATCCGTAAAGGTAATTATGATGTGGCGCTCGAAGTCCGGCGTAAGGATGAAATTGGTCAGCTAGCAGACTCGTTTGCCAAAATGGCCAGCGAGCTTGAAAAATCTGAAGCTGCGCGCCAAGAATTTGTCGCCAATGTTTCTCATGAACTACAATCTCCGCTGACATCCATGCAAGGCTTTGCGGGACTTTTAGGTTCGGGAACATTAACAGAAAAAGAACAAGCCGAATATTTAACCGTTTTATCAGAGGAGACAACGCGACTGTCTTCCTTAACTAAACAACTACTCATACTCGCTTCACTTGATCAAGAATCAGAGCTACGAAAAAAAGAACCAGTTCACTTAGCCGAACAGTGGCACCAATTGATCCAAATGACCGAGTGGAGCTGGCGCGAGAAAGAACTAACGATAAACTTAGATTTAGCAGAGGTAAACTATACTGGCGATGCCGAATTGCTTTACCAAGTATGGTCCAATTTGTTAACTAATGCGATTAAATTCACACCACAGGGCGGGAATATTCAAATTCACCTTTACGAAGAAGGGACAAATGTTTTTGTCGAAGTCCGAGATAGCGGAGTCGGCATAAGTAAGTCGGATATGGCCAAGATTTTTGAACGTTTTTATAAAGTTAATGAGAGCCGCACCCGGGAAGAAGGCTCAAGTGGCCTAGGATTATCCATTTGCAAGAAAATAATTACACTCCATCACGGCGAAATAACCGTGCAAAGTAGCCCCGAAAAAGGCACGACATTCACTGTTAAACTACCAAAAAACTAA
- a CDS encoding response regulator transcription factor gives MKQILVVDDDRHILKLVGHYLRAEGFRVLEASDGVEAEKIVELEQVHLAVIDVMMPNMDGFELCQKMRVSFPDIPVIMLTAKDALADKSRGFEVGTDDYVTKPFEPEELVFRIRALLRRSNQASEVKINIGNITIDQKSYGIKIGNQERMIPVKEFELLYQLASYPGRIFTREELIERIWQRDYDGSDRTVDVHIKRLRDHFDEDKDGIRIVTVRGVGYKLEETT, from the coding sequence ATGAAACAAATATTAGTAGTAGATGATGATCGGCACATACTTAAACTTGTGGGGCACTATCTCCGCGCAGAAGGTTTCCGTGTGCTTGAGGCGAGTGACGGGGTAGAAGCAGAAAAAATAGTTGAACTCGAGCAAGTTCATTTGGCTGTAATCGATGTGATGATGCCTAATATGGACGGTTTTGAACTTTGCCAAAAAATGCGCGTAAGTTTTCCAGATATTCCAGTTATTATGCTGACAGCCAAAGATGCGCTGGCGGATAAATCACGCGGTTTTGAAGTGGGAACAGATGACTATGTCACTAAACCATTTGAACCAGAAGAGCTGGTCTTTCGAATTCGCGCATTGCTACGGCGCTCCAATCAGGCGAGCGAAGTGAAAATCAACATCGGAAACATCACCATCGATCAAAAAAGTTACGGCATAAAAATTGGCAATCAAGAACGAATGATTCCCGTGAAAGAATTTGAACTCTTATATCAACTAGCTAGCTATCCCGGCCGAATTTTTACCCGTGAGGAATTAATTGAGCGGATTTGGCAACGTGATTATGATGGTAGCGACCGGACAGTGGATGTACATATTAAGCGTTTGCGTGACCATTTCGATGAAGATAAGGATGGTATTCGAATTGTCACGGTTCGCGGTGTTGGTTATAAATTGGAGGAGACAACATGA
- the fdhD gene encoding formate dehydrogenase accessory sulfurtransferase FdhD, protein MDIVSHQKIRRFEAGTFQEIESSVATEYPLTIYVNDQELVTIVCTPEYLEDLVMGFLTSEGIIRGPRDIDSVDIIEATGHAKVSANFVNKFNAKYRGKRYITSCCGKSRENFYFQSDASLVNVKQNGSLQLTTNTIFRLMEKFEQNSATFHQTGGVHNAALCSSAEIIYSRMDIGRHNALDKIYGRALQDGRATEDKAIIFSGRISSEILVKTAKLGCGIILSRSAPTELAINMAEELNITTVGFIRGDRLNVYSGFERIT, encoded by the coding sequence ATGGATATTGTTTCGCACCAAAAAATCCGTCGTTTTGAAGCGGGCACTTTTCAAGAAATCGAATCAAGCGTTGCGACCGAGTATCCGCTAACTATCTACGTCAACGACCAAGAACTCGTGACCATCGTCTGCACGCCAGAATATCTGGAAGATTTAGTTATGGGATTTCTGACCTCGGAAGGTATCATTCGCGGGCCGAGAGATATCGATTCCGTAGATATCATCGAAGCGACTGGGCACGCCAAGGTTAGCGCTAATTTTGTGAACAAATTCAATGCCAAGTATCGCGGTAAGCGCTACATCACCTCGTGTTGCGGCAAGTCGCGGGAAAACTTCTACTTCCAATCAGACGCCTCACTCGTCAATGTGAAGCAAAACGGAAGCTTGCAACTAACAACTAACACGATTTTTCGCTTAATGGAAAAATTCGAACAAAATTCCGCAACCTTTCATCAAACAGGCGGCGTGCACAATGCGGCCCTATGTAGTTCAGCTGAAATTATCTATAGCAGAATGGATATCGGTCGCCATAATGCGCTAGATAAAATATATGGCCGCGCCTTGCAAGACGGGAGAGCGACCGAAGATAAAGCGATTATTTTTAGCGGGCGTATCTCTTCAGAAATCCTCGTTAAAACAGCAAAACTAGGTTGTGGAATTATTTTATCTCGCTCTGCCCCAACTGAACTGGCGATTAACATGGCCGAAGAACTTAATATTACAACCGTTGGCTTTATTCGTGGTGATAGATTAAATGTCTATTCTGGATTTGAACGAATCACGTAA
- a CDS encoding DUF1641 domain-containing protein, producing the protein MAEPISTIRDTKKTPEELEQERLEQMKADIAEQDSGFVEIVETVKLLQESGALEALNSAIKARGDITKTFLNEWRKEPITNAINNMMISSKLLTDTKPEQTEELIANLKNAAKKAEESAKKEEIMGMLAMMKALKDPDINRALRYGITFLKEVGQTLK; encoded by the coding sequence ATGGCAGAACCAATTTCAACGATTCGTGATACAAAAAAGACCCCAGAAGAATTAGAACAAGAACGTTTAGAACAAATGAAAGCAGACATTGCCGAACAAGATTCTGGTTTTGTAGAGATAGTAGAAACGGTAAAGTTACTGCAGGAATCGGGGGCACTTGAGGCGTTGAATAGTGCTATAAAGGCACGCGGCGATATTACAAAGACATTTTTGAATGAATGGCGTAAGGAACCGATAACGAATGCGATTAATAACATGATGATTTCAAGTAAGCTATTGACCGATACCAAACCAGAGCAAACCGAGGAACTGATAGCTAATTTGAAAAATGCTGCGAAAAAAGCAGAAGAAAGCGCGAAAAAAGAGGAAATCATGGGCATGTTAGCGATGATGAAGGCATTAAAAGATCCCGATATCAATCGAGCTCTCCGATACGGCATAACCTTTTTAAAAGAAGTTGGGCAAACATTAAAATAA